The genomic region AATCGTTTTAACTCCAATATTttcctctttctctctcttttttttttttttttctgtttttaatTATCAGAGGACGGTAACGATTCCGATATCCAATATGATCCTAACAACACAAGCATCGTTCCTCTCGTCGGCAATCAAACTTTCTCCCAGgtaaaaacaaataaagctagtatttttttttccaaggACAAAATAGTAAATCGGGTTTTGCTTTGTGGATTTCAATTTAGGATGCAGCGATGGGGTTGGTTCTAAGCGCGGCGTCTGTAAGAGGATGGACAACAGGATCGGGCATGGAGGGTCCATCTGTACCCGCCCGAACCGACGATGACCAATCTAATACGGAGCAAGTTTCCACCTTTCCATGGTCTCTCTTCACCAAGTCGCCACGTCGACGGATGCGTGTGGCCTTCACTTGCAATGTTTGCGGTCAACGAACCACTCGAGCCATCAATCCTCATGCGTACACCGATGGCACCGTATTTGTTCAGGTAACTTGTCTAAAGTAAGAGAATCGAATTTCAGTATCAAGGTGGAGTCTTTTATTTGGGTATTCTGAATTCTGGGTTTGGAAGTGATTTGGTGATGGGGATGAATGCAGTGTTGTGGATGCAATGTTTTCCACAAGCTGGTGGATAATTTGAATCTGTTCCATGGTATGAAATGCTATGTCAACCCCAGCTTCA from Gossypium raimondii isolate GPD5lz chromosome 1, ASM2569854v1, whole genome shotgun sequence harbors:
- the LOC105784042 gene encoding uncharacterized protein LOC105784042; this encodes MEALSSQPLALLSIFSPKRKDFPARIIRFPTHSKKDGNDSDIQYDPNNTSIVPLVGNQTFSQDAAMGLVLSAASVRGWTTGSGMEGPSVPARTDDDQSNTEQVSTFPWSLFTKSPRRRMRVAFTCNVCGQRTTRAINPHAYTDGTVFVQCCGCNVFHKLVDNLNLFHGMKCYVNPSFNYKRDGQWDVGFKLFDEEDDGDGNVFDGS